The Cylindrospermopsis curvispora GIHE-G1 genome contains a region encoding:
- a CDS encoding tRNA (cytidine(34)-2'-O)-methyltransferase has product MPQVVLINPQIPPNTGNIARTCAATATELHLVGPLGFEITDRYLKRAGLDYWPHVKLNYHESYHTFLRVHQQRGGRLLGFSVRGNISYIQYEFHPDDWLLFGSETTGIPENILDICDSTLYIPMDQPGVRSLNLSVSVAVALFESRRQLGYLR; this is encoded by the coding sequence ATGCCTCAGGTAGTTTTAATTAACCCACAAATTCCCCCCAATACAGGCAATATTGCCCGCACCTGCGCTGCTACGGCCACCGAACTGCATTTAGTTGGCCCTTTAGGATTTGAAATCACTGACCGCTACCTCAAAAGAGCAGGGTTAGATTATTGGCCCCATGTAAAACTTAACTACCATGAATCATATCATACATTCCTGAGAGTCCATCAGCAAAGAGGGGGTAGACTCCTAGGCTTCAGCGTCAGGGGCAATATTAGCTATATTCAGTACGAATTTCATCCTGATGACTGGTTATTGTTTGGCAGTGAAACAACGGGTATACCAGAAAATATTCTCGATATTTGTGACTCTACCCTCTACATTCCTATGGATCAACCTGGCGTTCGCAGCTTAAATCTATCAGTTAGCGTAGCTGTAGCCTTATTTGAGTCACGACGACAGTTAGGATATTTAAGGTAA
- a CDS encoding peptidoglycan DD-metalloendopeptidase family protein yields the protein MIGLAISMGATSLFVTQKSDQAQAAAPVGSEKAAFVGPATVGTDVEKITAEKLDVQTPTLASVPESIEVPTEVDNTADDQLREQQEFALNQLKEKSERLKTNLNSLPQEAQESSSVNNNNFPEEKSFTALTTPQVVASTEISDYKVKPGDTLMEIAGSYGISVGELIQANGLSDPHDLQVNQKLIIPQVKSGTGLQELPTPTSPVAIPPKRIAQIAISPLVPPDREANLPNAAELPLPASVSNEGVAIAVPQIPSPSSGSAISVPVVGKNLPQVPEARSTTPSTQGIGGSTDGFTTSVAIAPKTVPTQLEKVTPNNDRIRSLQAEIERLRQKYRAQRSGITLANSGKVENSLSPLGQGNIDPVKVSLGVQPKAVTIAVPRLTEDGNVSVNSQFGVDAIAPNDEPVNPQFVPGNTRRNPSGIRLNVPPRRMNARDSLGKLRGTTVSPALPPLAAVDIYLPRNTEEENNSPALTGHIWPAKGVLTSGYGWRWGRMHRGIDIANGVGTPIYASAPGRVERAGWNNGGYGLLVEIRHEDGSMTRYAHNSRILVRVGQEVQQGETIAAMGSTGFSTGPHTHFEIHPTGKGAVNPIAFLPSQARL from the coding sequence ATGATTGGTTTAGCAATTTCTATGGGTGCCACCAGCCTTTTTGTCACCCAAAAAAGCGACCAAGCGCAGGCAGCAGCCCCGGTTGGCAGTGAAAAAGCAGCCTTCGTAGGTCCAGCTACGGTCGGAACCGATGTAGAAAAAATCACGGCAGAAAAATTGGATGTTCAAACTCCCACTTTAGCAAGCGTGCCTGAAAGTATTGAAGTGCCTACCGAGGTTGACAATACTGCTGATGACCAGCTAAGGGAACAACAAGAGTTTGCACTTAACCAGCTAAAAGAAAAATCGGAACGTTTAAAAACCAATTTGAATTCCTTGCCTCAAGAGGCACAAGAATCAAGTAGTGTCAACAATAACAACTTCCCAGAAGAAAAATCCTTCACAGCACTGACAACTCCCCAAGTTGTGGCTTCAACGGAAATTTCTGACTACAAGGTGAAGCCAGGTGACACCTTGATGGAAATTGCTGGTAGCTATGGGATCTCTGTGGGTGAGCTAATTCAGGCTAATGGTCTGAGCGATCCTCACGATTTGCAGGTCAATCAGAAACTGATTATTCCTCAGGTTAAGTCTGGGACCGGTCTACAGGAGCTACCTACTCCAACCAGTCCGGTTGCTATTCCACCCAAAAGAATTGCCCAAATTGCTATTTCTCCTTTAGTTCCCCCTGACCGGGAAGCTAATTTGCCCAATGCTGCTGAGTTGCCTTTGCCAGCGTCAGTGAGCAATGAGGGAGTTGCCATTGCAGTACCTCAGATCCCATCACCAAGCAGTGGATCTGCCATAAGCGTACCTGTGGTTGGCAAAAATCTCCCCCAAGTGCCTGAAGCTCGGTCAACTACCCCCAGTACACAGGGAATAGGTGGCTCTACAGATGGGTTTACCACGAGTGTGGCAATAGCCCCAAAAACAGTTCCAACTCAGTTAGAAAAGGTCACGCCAAACAACGATCGCATTCGTAGCTTACAAGCAGAAATTGAAAGACTACGCCAAAAGTATCGCGCTCAAAGATCTGGCATTACCCTGGCTAACTCTGGCAAAGTTGAGAATAGTTTATCCCCATTGGGACAAGGGAATATTGATCCGGTCAAAGTTTCACTAGGTGTTCAACCCAAGGCAGTGACAATTGCTGTACCTAGGCTAACGGAAGATGGTAATGTGTCTGTTAATTCTCAATTTGGTGTAGATGCGATCGCTCCCAATGATGAGCCTGTCAACCCTCAGTTTGTTCCTGGAAATACCAGAAGGAATCCTTCGGGTATTAGATTAAATGTGCCTCCCAGGAGGATGAACGCCCGGGATTCTCTGGGTAAATTGCGGGGTACAACCGTATCTCCAGCTTTACCTCCTTTGGCTGCAGTGGATATATATTTACCCAGAAATACAGAGGAAGAAAATAATAGTCCTGCTCTTACGGGTCACATTTGGCCTGCTAAAGGCGTTCTAACTTCCGGTTATGGTTGGCGCTGGGGTAGAATGCACAGAGGTATTGATATTGCCAATGGTGTGGGAACTCCAATTTACGCCTCTGCTCCAGGTCGAGTAGAAAGAGCAGGTTGGAATAATGGAGGTTATGGACTGTTGGTGGAAATACGCCATGAGGATGGCAGTATGACCCGTTATGCCCATAACAGCCGTATTTTAGTGCGGGTAGGTCAGGAAGTGCAACAGGGAGAAACCATTGCCGCCATGGGTAGCACTGGTTTTAGCACTGGTCCTCACACCCATTTTGAGATCCATCCCACAGGGAAAGGTGCGGTTAATCCCATCGCCTTTTTACCTTCTCAGGCACGTTTGTAA
- the infC gene encoding translation initiation factor IF-3: MPVIEKKRTRDLPQINERIRFPKIRVIDSEGAQLGIMAPLEALRLAEEKELDLVLLSDKADPPVCRIMDYGKYKFEQEKKAREARKKQHTADVKEVKMRYKIEEHDYNVRVKQAERFLKDGDKVKATVMFRGREIQHSDLAETLLNRMATDLEPFGEVQQAPKKEGRNMMMLISPKK; this comes from the coding sequence ATGCCTGTGATTGAGAAAAAAAGAACTCGCGATCTCCCCCAAATTAACGAACGTATTCGTTTCCCAAAAATTCGAGTCATTGACAGTGAAGGTGCCCAATTGGGTATTATGGCACCATTGGAAGCTCTAAGACTAGCAGAAGAAAAAGAGCTAGACCTGGTCTTGCTCAGTGATAAAGCAGACCCACCGGTTTGTCGAATCATGGACTACGGGAAATATAAGTTTGAGCAAGAAAAAAAGGCGCGGGAAGCCCGGAAAAAGCAGCACACGGCTGATGTTAAGGAAGTAAAAATGCGCTACAAAATTGAAGAACACGACTATAATGTGCGTGTGAAGCAGGCGGAACGCTTTCTTAAAGATGGGGACAAGGTTAAAGCCACTGTAATGTTCCGGGGTCGAGAAATTCAGCACAGTGATTTAGCAGAGACCTTACTAAATCGTATGGCTACAGACCTAGAACCCTTTGGTGAGGTTCAACAAGCTCCTAAGAAAGAAGGGAGAAATATGATGATGCTCATTTCTCCTAAGAAATAA
- the nifJ gene encoding pyruvate:ferredoxin (flavodoxin) oxidoreductase, whose amino-acid sequence MTKSFAAIDGNEAVARVAYKLNEVIAIYPITPSSNMGEWADGWMAENKPNLWGTVPQVTQMQSEGGAAAAVHGALQTGSLSTTFTASQGLLLMIPNLFKIAGELTSFVLHVSARSLATHALSIFGDHSDVMAARTTGFALLCSASVQESHDFALISQVATLQARVPFLHFFDGFRTSHEVQKIELLSDEILREFLPIDLVLSHRQRCLTPDQPVLRGTAQNPDVYFQSREGANPYYQTCPEIVERIMNRFAQKTGRHYKLYEYYGHPQAQQVIVLMGSGCETVHETVDYLNQQGEKLGVVKVRLFQPFDVGRFIEALPNSVKSIAVLDRTKEPGTVGEPLYLQVVTAIHEGWKKSSFPKIVGGRYGLSSKEFTPAMVKAVFENLTQPKPKNHFTIGIKDDVTFTSLGFDPSFSTEPDTVVRTMFYGLGSDGTVGANKNSIKIIAEGTENNAQAYFVYDSKKSGSMTVSHLRFGMDKIRSTYLINQANFIGCHHWGFLENIDILKNAAAGGVLLLNSPYQPEQVWQYLPRKVQRQILDKHLKVYAINANLVAKNSGMGRRINTIMQVCFFKLAGILPEVEAIAKIKQSIEKTYAKKGNDVVKMNLQAVDNTLANLHQVVIPAVEIVQREDNPENYQSSMGKPEFFQGVLNKIMVWEGDDLPVSALPADGTFPTGTAKWEKRNIAEEIPVWDEDVCVQCGKCVMVCPHATIRAKTYAPQQLLNAPATFKSTDAKDKSFAGQKFTIQIAPEDCTGCSLCVNICPAKNKAEPTKKALNMQPQIPLRALEKENWEFFLNLPNPDRRKLKLNQIRQQQLQEPLFEFSGACAGCGETPYLKLLTQLFGDRALIANATGCSSIYGGNLPTTPWTKNQEGRGPTWSNSLFEDNAEFGFGYRLSIDKQTEFAVELLQNLRGHIGDRLVNDILQNSQKTEVHIWEQRENVSHLKQRLSEILAQTKEENLGVKIQNLQSLADYLVKKSVWIVGGDGWAYDIDFHGIDHILASGKNVNILVMDTEVYSNTGGQSSKATPTAAVAKFAASGKPAGKKDLGLMAMTYNNVYVASVALGARDEQTLKAFLEAEAFDGPSLIIAYSHCIAHGIDMTNGLQQQKALVESGRWLLYRYNPGLQKEGKNPLQLDMKAPSELVEKSMYQENRFKILIKTKPEIAQKLLIQAQQEVNTRWGVYQYLANK is encoded by the coding sequence ATGACTAAATCATTTGCTGCAATTGATGGTAATGAAGCAGTAGCACGGGTGGCATATAAATTAAATGAGGTGATTGCTATTTATCCAATTACTCCATCATCAAATATGGGTGAATGGGCTGATGGGTGGATGGCAGAAAATAAACCCAATTTATGGGGGACAGTTCCCCAGGTGACTCAAATGCAAAGTGAGGGTGGTGCAGCTGCTGCTGTACACGGTGCCTTACAAACAGGGTCTTTAAGTACAACTTTTACTGCTTCCCAGGGTTTATTATTAATGATTCCCAATTTGTTTAAAATTGCGGGGGAATTAACTAGTTTTGTTCTTCATGTTTCTGCTCGTTCTTTGGCTACCCATGCTCTATCTATTTTTGGAGATCATAGTGATGTCATGGCAGCTAGAACTACTGGTTTTGCCTTACTGTGTTCAGCTTCTGTACAAGAAAGCCATGATTTTGCTCTGATTTCTCAGGTGGCAACTTTACAAGCTAGAGTTCCCTTTTTACATTTCTTTGATGGGTTTAGAACTTCCCATGAGGTGCAAAAAATTGAGTTATTATCCGATGAAATTTTACGAGAATTCCTACCTATAGATTTAGTATTATCCCATCGTCAAAGGTGTTTAACTCCCGACCAACCAGTGTTAAGAGGGACAGCACAAAATCCAGATGTTTATTTTCAGTCCCGTGAAGGTGCTAACCCCTATTATCAAACCTGTCCAGAAATTGTGGAGAGGATCATGAATAGGTTTGCCCAAAAGACGGGGAGACATTACAAATTATATGAATATTATGGTCATCCTCAAGCCCAACAAGTAATTGTTCTCATGGGTTCTGGTTGCGAAACGGTTCATGAAACTGTTGATTATCTCAATCAACAAGGAGAAAAATTAGGTGTTGTCAAAGTCAGACTTTTTCAGCCTTTTGATGTGGGCAGATTTATTGAAGCTCTACCGAATAGTGTAAAGTCCATTGCTGTTTTGGATAGAACCAAAGAACCAGGAACTGTGGGAGAACCTTTATATTTACAGGTAGTCACTGCTATTCACGAAGGCTGGAAAAAATCCTCATTTCCTAAAATTGTTGGTGGAAGATATGGCTTATCCTCTAAAGAATTTACTCCAGCAATGGTCAAGGCAGTTTTTGAAAACCTGACTCAGCCCAAACCGAAAAATCATTTTACCATCGGAATTAAGGATGATGTGACTTTCACTTCTCTCGGTTTTGATCCTAGTTTTTCTACTGAACCAGATACTGTGGTGCGGACCATGTTTTATGGTTTGGGTTCGGATGGTACAGTTGGTGCTAATAAAAACTCTATTAAAATTATTGCCGAGGGGACAGAAAATAATGCTCAGGCTTATTTTGTGTATGACTCTAAAAAATCTGGTTCTATGACCGTTTCTCATTTACGTTTTGGCATGGACAAAATTCGCTCTACCTATCTGATTAATCAAGCGAATTTTATTGGTTGTCATCATTGGGGGTTTCTGGAAAATATTGATATCCTAAAAAACGCTGCTGCTGGTGGAGTATTGTTACTCAACAGTCCCTATCAACCAGAGCAAGTCTGGCAATATTTACCTAGGAAAGTGCAACGGCAAATTCTTGATAAACACCTGAAAGTTTATGCTATTAATGCCAATCTAGTAGCTAAAAACAGTGGTATGGGAAGAAGGATTAATACTATTATGCAGGTGTGCTTCTTTAAGTTGGCGGGGATATTACCAGAGGTGGAAGCTATTGCTAAAATTAAACAGTCCATTGAAAAAACCTATGCCAAAAAAGGTAATGATGTGGTGAAAATGAATTTGCAAGCGGTTGATAATACCCTAGCAAATCTTCATCAGGTGGTAATTCCTGCAGTAGAAATTGTGCAGAGGGAAGATAACCCGGAGAATTACCAATCATCCATGGGTAAACCGGAATTTTTCCAGGGAGTTCTGAACAAAATCATGGTGTGGGAAGGGGATGATTTACCTGTGAGTGCTTTACCTGCTGACGGAACTTTCCCCACCGGTACCGCAAAGTGGGAAAAACGTAATATCGCGGAGGAAATTCCCGTTTGGGATGAAGATGTTTGTGTCCAATGCGGAAAGTGTGTCATGGTCTGTCCCCATGCTACCATTCGTGCCAAAACTTATGCACCACAGCAATTGCTAAATGCACCAGCAACTTTCAAGTCCACGGATGCTAAAGACAAAAGTTTTGCTGGGCAAAAATTTACTATTCAAATTGCACCTGAAGACTGTACAGGTTGTAGTTTGTGTGTGAATATTTGTCCTGCCAAAAATAAAGCAGAACCCACAAAGAAGGCTTTGAATATGCAACCTCAAATACCTTTGAGAGCGCTGGAAAAAGAAAATTGGGAATTCTTTTTGAATTTACCCAATCCTGACCGCAGAAAGTTGAAATTAAACCAAATTCGTCAACAACAATTGCAAGAACCATTATTTGAATTCTCTGGAGCTTGTGCAGGATGCGGAGAAACTCCATATTTGAAATTACTCACCCAATTATTTGGAGACCGCGCTCTCATTGCTAATGCTACCGGTTGCTCTTCTATTTATGGCGGTAATCTACCCACTACTCCATGGACTAAAAACCAAGAGGGTCGAGGTCCTACATGGTCTAATAGTTTATTTGAAGATAATGCGGAGTTTGGTTTTGGCTATCGCCTATCTATAGATAAACAGACAGAATTCGCAGTGGAATTATTGCAAAATTTACGTGGTCACATAGGCGATCGCCTGGTGAATGACATACTGCAAAATAGTCAGAAAACAGAGGTACATATTTGGGAACAAAGGGAAAATGTGTCCCATCTCAAACAGAGATTGAGTGAAATCCTAGCACAAACCAAGGAAGAAAACCTGGGAGTAAAAATCCAGAATTTGCAATCTTTAGCTGATTATTTAGTCAAAAAGAGTGTGTGGATAGTAGGAGGTGATGGATGGGCTTATGATATTGATTTTCATGGCATTGATCATATTTTAGCCAGTGGTAAAAATGTCAATATTTTAGTCATGGATACGGAAGTTTATTCCAACACAGGGGGTCAATCTTCCAAAGCTACTCCCACTGCTGCGGTAGCAAAATTTGCTGCTAGTGGTAAACCAGCAGGGAAGAAAGATTTGGGTTTAATGGCTATGACATATAATAATGTTTATGTTGCTAGTGTTGCTTTAGGTGCTAGGGATGAGCAGACATTAAAAGCCTTTTTAGAAGCAGAAGCTTTTGATGGTCCATCCCTAATAATTGCCTATAGTCATTGTATTGCTCACGGGATAGATATGACTAATGGTTTACAACAGCAAAAAGCCTTAGTTGAGTCTGGTAGATGGTTGTTATATCGCTATAATCCTGGATTACAAAAGGAGGGAAAAAACCCCCTACAATTAGATATGAAAGCTCCCAGCGAACTGGTGGAGAAATCTATGTATCAGGAGAATCGGTTTAAGATCTTAATCAAGACTAAACCGGAAATCGCCCAAAAATTGTTGATACAAGCTCAACAAGAAGTTAATACCAGATGGGGTGTATACCAATATTTAGCCAATAAATAA
- a CDS encoding cytochrome c biogenesis protein, which yields MTLDSSSPEFNLVSLPIRFIRKEILPVLTDLKLAIVLLLVIAVFSVSGTVIEQGQTPAFYQANYPEHPALFGFLSWKVIQVVGLDHVYRTWWFLSLLVLFGASLTTCTFTRQLPALKAAQKWQYYDEPRKFNKLALSAELENVNLNSITSLLKKSQYQIFQQEESNHLLYARKGIIGKMGPIVVHIGIVMILLGGIWGAMTGFMAQEMITSGDTFQVKNIIDAGAWSSQDVLKNWSVKVNRFWIDYTPKGGIDQFYSDLSVLNDQGEEVNHENIYVNKPLRYHGVVFYQTDWGIAGVKVKINNSPIFQLPMALLNTNGQGRLWGTWIPTKPDLSAGVSLLAKDLQGMVLIYDNEGKLVNTVRAGMSIPVNGVNLQILEVVGSTGLQIKYDPGIPIVYIGFALLMLGVVMSYFSHSQIWALQHGDVLYVGGKTNRAQVTFEREVLEILDQLAQTAKK from the coding sequence ATGACACTCGATTCTTCATCTCCAGAATTTAACTTAGTTTCCCTTCCGATTCGTTTTATAAGAAAGGAAATTTTACCCGTACTTACCGATTTGAAATTAGCAATTGTTTTATTATTAGTCATTGCTGTTTTTAGTGTTAGTGGGACCGTGATCGAACAGGGACAAACTCCTGCTTTTTATCAGGCCAATTATCCTGAACATCCAGCTTTATTTGGTTTTCTTAGTTGGAAGGTGATTCAGGTCGTAGGCTTAGATCATGTTTATCGCACTTGGTGGTTTTTGTCCTTATTAGTCTTGTTTGGTGCGAGTTTAACAACTTGTACTTTTACACGACAACTACCAGCCTTAAAAGCTGCTCAAAAGTGGCAATATTATGATGAACCAAGAAAGTTCAATAAACTAGCTCTTAGTGCTGAATTAGAAAATGTTAACTTAAATTCCATTACTTCCCTATTAAAGAAAAGCCAATATCAAATTTTCCAGCAAGAGGAAAGCAATCATCTACTTTATGCTCGTAAGGGGATAATTGGTAAGATGGGTCCTATTGTTGTACATATTGGAATTGTGATGATATTGCTAGGGGGAATATGGGGCGCAATGACGGGCTTTATGGCCCAGGAAATGATTACCTCCGGTGACACCTTCCAGGTGAAAAATATCATTGATGCGGGAGCTTGGTCTTCTCAGGATGTGTTAAAAAACTGGTCTGTTAAAGTTAACAGATTTTGGATTGATTATACTCCCAAAGGGGGAATTGACCAATTTTACTCCGATCTATCAGTTTTAAATGACCAAGGTGAAGAAGTTAACCATGAAAATATTTATGTTAATAAACCATTACGCTATCATGGTGTAGTCTTCTATCAAACAGATTGGGGAATTGCTGGGGTTAAAGTCAAAATTAATAACAGTCCCATTTTTCAATTACCCATGGCATTATTAAATACTAATGGCCAAGGTAGATTATGGGGAACCTGGATACCAACCAAACCAGATTTAAGTGCAGGGGTTTCCCTGTTAGCTAAGGATCTACAAGGTATGGTCTTAATCTATGATAATGAGGGAAAATTAGTTAATACCGTGCGTGCAGGAATGTCCATACCTGTGAACGGAGTGAATTTACAAATTCTTGAAGTTGTGGGTAGTACAGGTTTACAAATTAAATATGATCCGGGAATTCCTATTGTATATATAGGTTTTGCTCTATTAATGTTAGGAGTGGTGATGAGTTATTTTTCCCACTCTCAAATTTGGGCTTTACAACATGGTGATGTGCTATATGTAGGTGGAAAAACTAACCGGGCTCAAGTCACCTTTGAAAGGGAAGTCCTAGAAATTTTAGACCAGCTTGCTCAAACAGCAAAGAAATAA
- a CDS encoding Tab2 family RNA-binding protein, translating to MNQLPPMPLPESLWGEEWCFASVSAGDILEEFGSRPIPFRKIPDSFVPANLDLAGTVSIPGVVIYGGKQSLRLARWLNENNPVSLNYIAGAPDGLILQSGSMNRWIVATFTDMDVTAAAKVYQQRKKVSGGVHFLLVQPDNSGITFSGFWLLKDHV from the coding sequence ATGAATCAGCTACCACCAATGCCATTGCCAGAAAGCCTTTGGGGTGAGGAGTGGTGTTTTGCAAGTGTTAGTGCTGGTGATATCCTGGAAGAGTTTGGCAGTCGTCCAATTCCATTTAGGAAAATTCCAGACTCATTTGTGCCAGCTAACCTAGATTTAGCTGGGACTGTTTCCATACCTGGAGTGGTGATTTATGGTGGTAAACAGTCTTTGCGTTTGGCAAGATGGTTAAATGAAAATAATCCAGTTAGTTTGAACTATATTGCTGGTGCCCCTGATGGATTGATTTTACAGTCTGGTTCCATGAATCGCTGGATAGTAGCAACTTTTACAGATATGGATGTGACAGCGGCCGCCAAAGTTTATCAACAACGCAAAAAAGTAAGTGGGGGAGTGCATTTTTTATTAGTGCAACCCGACAATTCAGGAATAACTTTCAGTGGTTTTTGGTTATTAAAAGATCACGTCTAA
- a CDS encoding cytochrome c biogenesis protein CcdA yields MLENLQTQIYHLEQFANILVAQQLSHLTIISIAIIFLAGLLTSLTPCMLSMLPITIGYIGGYEAKSRLQAAAQSTWFALGLATTLAGLGILAGLIGRVYGQVGMGLPIIVSILAIIMGLNLLEALPLQFPSWGETNWISNDMPSGVRSYCIGLTFGLVASPCSTPVLASLLGWVANSQDFLLGGFLLLAYTAGYVTPLILAGTFTASIKKLLEFRQWSGWINPVSGVLLVGFGVFSLLSRLPIGIY; encoded by the coding sequence ATGCTGGAGAACCTGCAAACCCAAATTTATCATCTGGAACAATTCGCTAACATCCTAGTTGCTCAACAACTAAGTCATCTAACAATCATTAGTATTGCCATCATCTTTCTTGCTGGGTTGTTAACGAGTTTAACTCCCTGTATGTTATCTATGCTGCCTATTACCATTGGTTATATTGGAGGATATGAAGCTAAAAGTAGATTACAAGCTGCTGCACAATCTACCTGGTTCGCACTAGGACTAGCAACCACATTAGCAGGTCTAGGGATCCTAGCTGGTTTGATAGGAAGGGTTTATGGTCAGGTAGGAATGGGACTACCAATCATTGTGAGTATTTTAGCGATTATTATGGGTTTAAACCTACTGGAAGCTCTACCCTTACAATTTCCATCCTGGGGTGAAACCAATTGGATTTCCAATGACATGCCATCTGGGGTTCGTTCTTATTGTATTGGATTAACCTTCGGGTTAGTTGCTTCCCCCTGTAGCACCCCTGTACTGGCCAGTTTATTAGGTTGGGTTGCCAACAGTCAAGATTTCCTATTGGGGGGGTTTTTACTACTAGCATATACAGCTGGATATGTAACACCACTAATTTTAGCGGGTACTTTTACTGCTAGCATTAAAAAATTGCTGGAATTTCGTCAGTGGTCGGGTTGGATAAACCCGGTTAGTGGTGTATTATTAGTAGGTTTTGGAGTTTTTTCCTTGCTTTCTCGATTACCTATTGGTATTTATTAG
- a CDS encoding orange carotenoid-binding protein has product MAITIDSARGIFPQTLSADAVPATIARFKQLSAEDQLAWIWFAYLEMGKTVTIAAPGAASMQFAEPTLNQIRQMSFPEQTQAMCDLANNADTPICRTYAAWSPNIKLGFWNQLGEWMEQGIVAPIPAGYQLSANAAAVLQALREMDQGQQITTLRSTVVDMGFDPNKLGDYTRISEPVVVPTEMSKRTQVTIEGVTNSTVLSYVNNLNANDFGALIDLFAPDGALQPPFQKPIVGRDAILRFFNEECQNLTLIPERGVSEPVEDGYTQIKVTGKVQTPWFGAAVGMNIAWRFLLNPQGKIFFVAIDLLASPKELLNLMR; this is encoded by the coding sequence ATGGCAATTACAATTGACTCAGCTCGTGGGATTTTTCCACAAACTCTTTCCGCTGATGCAGTACCAGCTACAATCGCCCGATTTAAGCAGCTCAGTGCAGAAGATCAGCTAGCATGGATTTGGTTTGCCTATCTTGAAATGGGCAAGACCGTTACAATTGCCGCACCAGGAGCTGCTAGCATGCAGTTCGCAGAACCTACGTTGAATCAAATTCGTCAAATGTCTTTTCCTGAACAAACACAGGCTATGTGTGACTTGGCGAATAATGCCGACACCCCAATTTGCCGCACCTACGCAGCATGGTCTCCTAATATCAAGCTAGGATTTTGGAATCAACTGGGTGAGTGGATGGAACAGGGTATTGTTGCTCCGATTCCAGCGGGATACCAACTTTCTGCTAATGCAGCAGCAGTGTTACAAGCACTGAGGGAAATGGACCAGGGACAGCAAATTACAACCTTACGCAGTACGGTAGTGGACATGGGATTTGACCCAAACAAGTTGGGTGATTATACCAGAATATCTGAACCTGTTGTTGTCCCCACGGAAATGTCAAAGCGGACTCAAGTTACCATTGAAGGGGTAACTAACTCAACAGTGCTAAGTTACGTAAATAATTTGAATGCTAATGACTTTGGTGCCTTAATTGATCTATTTGCTCCTGATGGTGCCCTCCAACCTCCTTTTCAAAAACCTATAGTTGGCAGAGATGCCATTCTGAGATTTTTCAATGAGGAATGTCAAAATCTGACTCTGATTCCAGAAAGAGGAGTTTCTGAACCCGTAGAAGATGGTTATACTCAAATAAAGGTGACCGGTAAAGTGCAAACTCCCTGGTTTGGCGCGGCCGTGGGAATGAATATCGCTTGGCGATTCTTGCTTAATCCTCAAGGTAAGATCTTCTTTGTTGCAATTGACTTATTAGCTTCTCCCAAGGAACTGCTGAACTTGATGCGCTAA